From one Bacteroides intestinalis DSM 17393 genomic stretch:
- a CDS encoding Gfo/Idh/MocA family protein, whose translation MNTKNIFKTFFLCLSVISLSFTLNAQELKPLRLGVAGVSHGHLHEVLIRLERGDFEIVGVAEPDEQLRVNNPLRKKVDSSLFYADLEEMLDKTKPEAVVAYGSIYDHLAIVEACAPRGIHVMVEKPLAVNMNHANRMARLARENNTLLLTNYETTWYDTNHEAYRLIKNENAIGKINRIEVYDGHEGPIEIGCGKEFTDWLTDPKLNGGGAVIDFGCYGANLVTWLMNGERPKSVYAILKQLKPDKYPKVDDDATILVEYPSATVQIMGSWNWPKGRKDMHIYGSEGYIYQDTPGSMRVYTHRKEKTTLPPKLKEPYNDSFYYLKAAVRKEIQVQPYDLSSLENNLIVVEILESAIKSAKSGKPVRF comes from the coding sequence ATGAATACAAAAAACATCTTTAAGACATTTTTCTTATGCTTGTCTGTTATTAGTCTGTCTTTTACACTGAACGCTCAAGAATTGAAACCACTCCGTCTGGGTGTAGCGGGAGTATCACACGGACATCTCCATGAAGTGCTGATTCGGCTGGAAAGAGGTGATTTCGAAATTGTAGGAGTGGCAGAACCCGATGAACAGTTAAGAGTCAATAACCCGTTGCGCAAAAAGGTGGATAGTTCTCTTTTCTATGCCGATTTGGAGGAAATGCTGGATAAGACTAAACCGGAGGCGGTTGTCGCTTACGGATCTATCTACGATCATCTGGCTATTGTAGAAGCCTGCGCACCGCGCGGTATACATGTAATGGTGGAAAAGCCTCTGGCAGTCAACATGAATCATGCGAATCGAATGGCTCGGTTGGCACGTGAAAACAATACGCTGCTACTGACAAACTACGAAACGACTTGGTATGATACGAATCATGAAGCCTATCGGTTAATAAAGAATGAAAACGCAATAGGCAAGATAAATCGTATTGAAGTGTACGACGGGCATGAAGGCCCTATTGAAATAGGTTGCGGAAAAGAGTTCACCGACTGGCTGACCGATCCGAAGTTGAATGGAGGTGGAGCCGTAATAGACTTTGGCTGCTATGGCGCAAACTTGGTAACCTGGCTGATGAACGGTGAAAGACCTAAAAGTGTATACGCCATTCTGAAACAACTTAAGCCGGACAAATATCCGAAAGTAGATGACGATGCTACAATTTTAGTCGAGTACCCCTCTGCAACCGTACAAATTATGGGCTCATGGAATTGGCCGAAGGGACGGAAAGATATGCATATTTATGGTAGCGAAGGATATATCTATCAGGATACTCCGGGTTCTATGCGTGTTTATACCCATCGAAAAGAAAAAACGACATTGCCTCCCAAGCTTAAAGAGCCTTATAATGATTCTTTCTATTACCTGAAAGCTGCTGTTAGGAAGGAAATTCAGGTACAGCCTTATGATTTGTCTTCATTGGAAAATAACCTGATCGTTGTAGAAATATTAGAATCTGCAATCAAAAGTGCTAAAAGCGGTAAACCCGTCAGATTTTAA
- a CDS encoding alpha-mannosidase, whose amino-acid sequence MMKKLIFPLLFVLGISTHVDAQKPYKAYMVSNTHLDTQWLWTVQTTIDHYLYRTLTQNFWLIDHYPGYIFNFEGAVRYQWAKEYYPTEYERLKNYIKAGRWNISGSSWDSTDPNIPSPESFFRNLLYGQEFFKKEFGKKSNDIFLPDCFGFGYTLPTIAAHSGIIGFSTQKLQHRKLPFYGDHKLPFMFGLWEGIDGARIMAVPHAQDYVSRFDGQELSNNGKLVDLAKNGLNNTVYHYYGAGDRGGSPTIASVRSVETGMKGEGPVQIISARSGQLFDDYYPFEKHPELLVFKGELLMDVHATGCYTSQAAMKLFNRRNELLADAAERASVVAEWLGGAAYPEEPLRESWQRFLWHQFHDDLTGTSIPVAYTFSWNDELIAQSEFAEITTGAVGAVSRALDTRTRGISVVVYNPVAQSRCDIVTATVDMASQPKDIVAVAPNGKKVFGQLLSWQNGKATVLFPVDMDPVSFSVYDVRSGKISGTKQLKAESNILENSIYKVVLDKNGDIASITDKRNGRELVEPGKAFRLALFTPSESRTWPAWELFKKTIDQTPLPVNGNVEISVAENGPVRASLKVKRTYGTSNFVQYITLTEGGQDDRIDIRNEIDWNERNTLLKAEFPMNVSNEIATYDLGIGYIGRGSNTDNKYEVVAQQWADITSADGSYGISVMNDSKYGWDKPDNHTLRLTLLNTPAVGKDPNMAHQEHLDMGHHTFSYSIYGHKSDIAEAGTAWKAEAFNQLLLSFTTPKHAGTLGRKLSFVKTNMPGIAIKAVKKAEDGKSYIVRVNEIYGKDFENAEIIFASAVESACEVNGIEEYVGETKYEGDKIVFSGTAFQPRTFSVRLKENACLEIPENHSIDIECNATALTADEFSMSGNFDGEGNSFAAELMPDVVEAEGVTFRMENNPADYNYIRCDGQTIPLPEKHGYTKCYLLVTSSHGDRKASFQVDGKDYSVNVPFYSGFIGQWGWTGESEGYMKDASIAYIGTHRHSSRVGGNESYIYTYLYKICLDIAPDAKALTLPKDAGVALFAVTLSDNSNDDTKPATEMRALPHETAKVEYTTEPVAASRRR is encoded by the coding sequence ATGATGAAAAAACTGATTTTTCCCCTGTTGTTTGTGTTGGGTATAAGTACCCATGTTGATGCGCAGAAACCATATAAAGCATACATGGTTTCCAATACCCATCTTGATACACAGTGGCTGTGGACTGTACAGACAACCATTGACCATTATTTATACCGTACACTCACTCAGAATTTCTGGCTGATCGACCATTATCCCGGTTATATCTTCAATTTCGAAGGAGCGGTTCGTTACCAATGGGCCAAAGAGTATTATCCAACCGAGTATGAACGGCTGAAAAATTATATAAAGGCAGGTCGTTGGAATATTTCAGGGAGCTCATGGGATTCTACTGATCCCAATATACCTTCACCGGAATCATTTTTCCGTAATCTTCTTTACGGACAGGAATTCTTTAAGAAAGAATTTGGTAAAAAATCAAATGATATTTTTCTTCCGGACTGTTTTGGTTTCGGATACACCCTGCCCACGATAGCTGCCCATTCTGGTATCATTGGTTTTTCCACACAGAAGCTCCAGCATCGCAAGTTGCCGTTTTATGGTGACCACAAACTACCGTTCATGTTCGGGTTGTGGGAAGGTATAGACGGGGCGCGCATTATGGCGGTGCCGCATGCCCAAGACTACGTTTCTAGATTTGATGGACAAGAGTTGAGTAACAATGGTAAACTGGTGGATTTAGCTAAAAACGGTCTTAATAATACCGTCTACCATTATTATGGAGCCGGAGACCGTGGAGGTTCGCCTACAATTGCTTCCGTAAGATCGGTTGAAACAGGAATGAAGGGTGAGGGACCGGTGCAGATAATAAGTGCACGTTCGGGGCAGTTGTTTGATGATTATTATCCTTTTGAAAAGCATCCGGAACTGCTTGTTTTCAAAGGGGAATTACTTATGGATGTACATGCGACAGGCTGTTATACATCTCAAGCAGCCATGAAACTTTTCAACCGTCGCAACGAACTGTTGGCCGATGCTGCTGAGAGAGCTTCAGTAGTGGCTGAATGGCTGGGAGGGGCGGCATACCCCGAAGAGCCGTTGCGTGAATCGTGGCAAAGGTTTTTGTGGCATCAATTCCACGATGACCTGACGGGTACAAGTATTCCGGTCGCTTATACTTTCTCATGGAATGATGAACTTATTGCTCAGTCGGAATTTGCAGAAATCACTACAGGTGCGGTCGGTGCGGTAAGTAGGGCACTTGATACGCGGACAAGAGGAATTTCGGTTGTGGTTTATAATCCTGTTGCCCAAAGCCGTTGCGATATAGTTACAGCCACAGTGGATATGGCTTCGCAACCGAAAGACATAGTAGCCGTTGCCCCCAATGGGAAAAAGGTTTTCGGGCAACTTCTTTCATGGCAGAACGGTAAGGCTACCGTACTTTTTCCGGTGGATATGGATCCGGTAAGTTTTTCGGTTTACGACGTGCGTAGCGGAAAAATATCCGGTACTAAGCAGTTGAAAGCTGAAAGTAATATTTTGGAGAATTCGATTTATAAAGTTGTACTGGACAAGAACGGAGACATCGCTTCGATAACTGATAAACGCAACGGACGTGAGTTGGTGGAACCAGGTAAGGCTTTTCGCCTTGCGCTTTTCACCCCTAGTGAGTCACGCACATGGCCGGCATGGGAGCTGTTCAAGAAAACGATTGACCAGACACCGTTGCCGGTAAATGGTAATGTTGAGATTTCCGTGGCGGAAAACGGACCGGTACGTGCTTCACTCAAAGTGAAACGTACTTACGGCACTTCCAACTTCGTACAGTATATAACTCTTACGGAAGGAGGACAAGATGACCGGATAGATATTCGTAACGAGATAGACTGGAACGAAAGGAATACCCTCCTTAAAGCCGAGTTCCCAATGAATGTGTCGAATGAAATAGCTACATACGACCTTGGCATAGGTTATATCGGACGCGGCAGCAATACAGATAACAAGTATGAGGTGGTAGCCCAGCAATGGGCCGACATTACGTCTGCGGATGGCAGTTACGGCATTTCTGTGATGAACGACAGCAAATACGGATGGGATAAACCGGACAACCATACGTTGAGGCTTACTCTCTTGAATACTCCGGCGGTAGGCAAGGATCCCAATATGGCTCATCAGGAACATCTGGACATGGGGCATCATACTTTTAGCTATTCCATATATGGTCATAAGTCCGATATTGCAGAAGCGGGGACTGCATGGAAAGCTGAAGCATTCAATCAGCTCTTACTTTCTTTCACTACTCCGAAACATGCCGGAACGTTGGGACGCAAGTTATCGTTCGTCAAGACCAATATGCCCGGCATAGCGATAAAGGCTGTTAAGAAAGCGGAAGACGGTAAGAGCTACATCGTAAGGGTGAACGAAATTTATGGAAAAGATTTTGAAAATGCAGAAATCATTTTTGCAAGTGCAGTGGAGAGCGCTTGTGAGGTGAACGGTATCGAGGAGTATGTCGGCGAGACAAAATATGAGGGTGACAAAATTGTTTTTAGCGGGACAGCTTTCCAACCACGCACTTTCAGTGTGAGACTTAAGGAAAATGCATGCCTCGAGATTCCAGAAAATCATTCTATAGATATTGAATGTAACGCGACTGCTCTTACAGCGGACGAATTCAGTATGTCGGGGAATTTTGATGGAGAAGGCAATTCTTTTGCTGCCGAACTGATGCCGGATGTAGTAGAAGCCGAGGGGGTAACGTTCCGGATGGAAAACAATCCTGCCGACTATAACTATATCCGTTGCGACGGGCAAACAATACCCCTTCCTGAGAAGCACGGATATACGAAATGTTACCTGCTGGTGACTTCGTCACACGGTGACCGCAAAGCTTCGTTCCAGGTAGATGGGAAAGATTATAGTGTCAATGTACCCTTTTACTCAGGATTTATAGGTCAGTGGGGATGGACGGGTGAAAGTGAAGGCTATATGAAGGATGCTTCGATAGCTTATATCGGAACGCATCGCCACAGTAGCCGGGTGGGGGGTAATGAGTCCTATATTTATACTTATTTGTATAAAATCTGCCTTGATATTGCTCCGGATGCCAAGGCTCTGACTTTGCCGAAGGATGCGGGAGTAGCCCTTTTTGCAGTAACTCTTTCCGATAATTCGAACGATGATACAAAGCCTGCAACAGAGATGCGTGCCTTGCCTCATGAAACTGCAAAAGTGGAATATACGACTGAACCTGTGGCTGCTTCCCGTCGCCGTTGA
- the proB gene encoding glutamate 5-kinase, translated as MEQQFSRIAVKVGSNVLTRRDGALDVTRMSALVDQIAELHKTGVEIILVSSGAVASGRSEVHSAKKLDSVDQRQLFSAVGQAKLINRYYELFREHGIAVGQVLTMKENFATRRHYLNQKNCMTVMLENGVIPIVNENDTISVSELMFTDNDELSGLIASMMDAQALIILSNIDGIYNGSPADPTSEVIREIGQGKDLSSYIQTSKSSFGRGGMLTKTNIARKVADEGITVIIANGKRDNILVDLIQHPESTLCTRFIPSAEPVSSIKKWIAHSEGFAKGELHINYCATELLFSDKAVSILPVGITDVIGEFEKDDIVRIVDFGGKPIGVGKANCDSTQAREAMGKHGKKPVVHYDYLYIE; from the coding sequence ATGGAACAACAATTTTCGAGAATAGCTGTAAAAGTAGGCAGCAATGTCTTGACGCGCCGTGATGGTGCTCTGGACGTAACACGTATGTCTGCCTTAGTCGATCAGATAGCCGAACTGCATAAAACAGGAGTAGAAATTATACTTGTCTCATCCGGAGCCGTAGCTTCCGGACGTAGTGAAGTGCATTCTGCCAAGAAATTGGATAGTGTAGATCAGCGTCAGCTTTTCTCTGCCGTCGGGCAGGCTAAACTTATCAACCGTTATTACGAACTCTTTCGGGAACATGGCATTGCTGTAGGGCAAGTGCTGACTATGAAAGAGAATTTTGCAACACGCAGGCATTACCTCAATCAAAAGAACTGTATGACGGTAATGCTGGAAAATGGGGTCATACCTATTGTCAACGAAAACGATACAATCTCTGTAAGTGAACTGATGTTTACGGACAATGATGAGTTGTCCGGTTTGATAGCATCCATGATGGATGCACAGGCATTGATTATTCTAAGTAACATCGACGGTATTTATAACGGTTCTCCTGCCGATCCCACTTCTGAGGTCATCCGGGAAATCGGCCAGGGGAAAGATCTTTCTTCTTATATACAGACTTCCAAATCCAGCTTCGGCCGTGGCGGAATGCTTACCAAAACCAATATCGCCCGTAAAGTAGCCGATGAAGGTATTACTGTTATCATCGCCAATGGTAAACGGGATAATATTCTTGTCGATTTGATTCAACATCCTGAAAGTACTCTCTGCACTCGCTTTATACCTTCTGCCGAACCTGTATCCAGTATAAAGAAATGGATTGCTCACAGCGAGGGTTTTGCCAAAGGCGAGTTGCACATCAATTATTGTGCTACGGAACTGCTTTTTTCGGATAAGGCAGTCAGCATTCTGCCTGTAGGCATTACCGACGTCATCGGCGAATTTGAGAAGGATGATATTGTGCGGATTGTTGACTTCGGAGGTAAACCCATTGGTGTGGGCAAAGCAAACTGCGACTCCACACAGGCCAGAGAAGCAATGGGAAAGCATGGCAAGAAACCGGTAGTACATTACGATTATCTATATATAGAATAG
- the murI gene encoding glutamate racemase → MKQELPTIPGPIGVFDSGYGGLTILSKIREALPQYDYIYLGDNARTPYGTRSFEIVYEFTLQAVTKLFEMGCHLVILACNTASAKALRSIQINDLPGMDPARRVLGVIRPTVECIGSITQSRHVGVLATAGTIKSESYPLEIHKLFPDIQVAGEACPLWVSLVENNEAEGDGTDYFVRKYINELLAKDAQIDTVILGCTHYPLLLPKIKKHMPDGITTVAQGELVADSLKDYFHRHPEMDAKCTKGGNCTYYTTEAEEKFIESASTFLKEAVTVQRIEL, encoded by the coding sequence ATGAAACAAGAATTACCTACTATTCCCGGCCCCATCGGTGTATTCGACTCCGGATATGGCGGACTTACCATTCTGAGTAAGATACGTGAAGCCTTGCCCCAATATGACTATATCTATTTAGGAGACAATGCACGTACTCCCTATGGCACACGATCTTTCGAAATCGTATATGAATTCACCCTACAGGCAGTCACTAAACTGTTTGAAATGGGATGTCATCTTGTTATCCTGGCTTGCAATACGGCGTCTGCCAAAGCATTACGCAGCATACAGATCAATGATTTACCCGGAATGGATCCGGCACGCCGTGTATTGGGTGTCATCCGCCCTACCGTTGAATGTATAGGGAGTATTACACAGAGTCGCCATGTCGGTGTTCTTGCCACAGCAGGAACCATTAAATCAGAATCCTACCCGTTGGAAATTCATAAGCTTTTCCCGGATATTCAGGTAGCAGGTGAAGCCTGTCCGCTATGGGTATCTCTCGTAGAGAACAACGAAGCGGAAGGAGACGGGACAGATTATTTTGTTCGTAAATATATCAACGAACTTCTGGCGAAAGACGCACAAATTGATACTGTGATTCTTGGTTGTACTCATTACCCCTTACTTCTACCTAAAATTAAAAAACACATGCCAGACGGAATTACCACCGTGGCACAAGGCGAACTGGTAGCCGACAGCTTGAAAGACTACTTCCACCGACATCCGGAAATGGATGCCAAATGTACAAAAGGTGGAAACTGCACTTACTACACCACGGAAGCAGAAGAAAAGTTCATTGAATCGGCATCCACCTTCCTGAAAGAGGCGGTAACCGTACAACGAATAGAACTATAA
- a CDS encoding OmpH/Skp family outer membrane protein → MLKKIALLVVLFALPLGAMAQKFAHMNSQEVIVAMPEYTKAQADLDAMSKQYQEEMQRSQTEFNKKVQEFQQQADSLPKNIAERRQKELQDMAQRQEEFQQDAYQNMQKAQQEALVPIYKKLDEAIQAVGKAEGVIYIFDLARTPIPYVSSESVDVTAKVKTQLGIK, encoded by the coding sequence ATGCTTAAAAAAATCGCACTACTCGTAGTACTATTCGCCCTTCCGTTAGGAGCGATGGCACAGAAATTTGCTCACATGAACTCTCAGGAGGTTATTGTTGCTATGCCGGAATATACTAAGGCACAAGCTGACCTCGACGCTATGTCAAAACAGTATCAGGAAGAAATGCAGCGTTCTCAAACTGAATTCAATAAGAAAGTTCAGGAATTCCAGCAACAAGCAGACTCTCTGCCGAAGAATATTGCAGAAAGACGCCAAAAAGAATTGCAGGACATGGCTCAAAGACAAGAAGAGTTCCAACAAGACGCTTATCAAAATATGCAGAAAGCACAGCAAGAAGCTTTAGTGCCTATTTATAAAAAATTGGATGAAGCTATTCAAGCTGTAGGTAAAGCAGAAGGTGTAATCTATATCTTCGACTTGGCTCGTACACCGATACCTTATGTAAGTTCAGAAAGTGTAGATGTTACAGCTAAAGTAAAAACCCAGTTGGGCATCAAATAA
- a CDS encoding DUF2007-related protein — MKSTDYSRTVEVFKGSPWEAELVKGLLENNGIATIIKDGLMSTIAPYIAPDVTILVSEERYEDAMEIIRERDKGKDEE, encoded by the coding sequence ATGAAATCAACAGACTATAGCCGCACAGTTGAAGTGTTCAAAGGATCACCGTGGGAAGCAGAACTTGTTAAAGGTCTACTCGAAAACAATGGTATAGCAACTATTATCAAGGACGGGCTTATGAGCACCATCGCTCCTTATATAGCACCGGATGTAACCATTCTCGTCAGTGAGGAAAGATACGAAGATGCCATGGAGATAATTCGTGAGCGCGACAAAGGAAAAGACGAAGAATAA
- the bamA gene encoding outer membrane protein assembly factor BamA: protein MHYRIFSILTAFICLFGCVLTSAAQDANGTDDDAAKPVILYSGAPKKYEIAEIKVEGVKNYEDYVLIGLSGLSVGQTITIPGEEVTQACKRYWRHGLFSNVQITADKIEGDKIWLTIHLTQRPRVSEIRYHGVKKSEREDIESRIGMIKGGQVTPNVIDRAKTLIKRYFDDKGFKNAEVIISQKDDVSNENQVIVDIDIDKKEKVKVHEITIVGNEAITTKKLKRIMKKTNEKNKLLNLFRTKKFVEENFEADKQLIIDKYNELGYRDAMIVEDSIKPYDDRTVDIFMKIDEGEKYYLRNVTWVGNTLYPSEQLNFMLRMKKGDVYNQKLLEERTMSDEDAIGNLYYNNGYLFYSLEPVEVNIVGDSIDLEMRIFEGRQATINKVSINGNDRLYENVVRRELRTRPGDLFSREDLMRSMREIQQMGHFDPEQIKPDIQPRPEDGTVDIGYDLVSKANDQVEFSAGWGQTGIIGKLSLKFTNFSLANLLHPGENYRGILPQGDGQTLTVSGQTNAKYYQSYSISFYDPWFGGKRPNAFSLSAFYSVQTDISSRYYNSAYMNSYYNSMYSGMYGYGMYNYGNYNSYENYYDPDKSIKMFGVAAMFGKRLKWPDDYFQFTAELSYQRYILSDWQYFPVTNGKCNNLSINLTLSRSSIDNPIYPRSGSEFSLSVQLTPPYSLFDGTDYSKYSTSNQDDMNKMHKWIEYHKWKFKSKVYIPLMDPIAVKRTPVLMGRVEFGLLGHYNKYKKSPFETFDVGGDGMTGYSSYATESIALRGYENSSLTPYGYEGYAYTRLGLELRYPLMLETSTSIYALGFVEAGNAWHDVKNFNPFELKRSAGIGVRIFLPMIGMMGIDWAYGFDKIRGSKDYGGSQFHFILGQEF from the coding sequence ATGCACTATCGTATTTTCTCTATACTCACAGCGTTTATCTGCCTCTTTGGTTGTGTATTGACAAGCGCGGCTCAAGATGCCAATGGCACCGATGACGACGCAGCAAAGCCGGTTATTCTCTACTCGGGAGCACCCAAAAAGTATGAAATTGCAGAAATTAAAGTAGAAGGAGTAAAGAACTATGAGGACTATGTACTGATCGGACTTTCCGGTTTGTCTGTAGGCCAAACGATTACTATCCCGGGTGAAGAAGTCACTCAGGCTTGTAAGCGTTACTGGCGTCATGGCTTGTTCTCCAATGTTCAGATCACCGCAGACAAGATAGAAGGTGACAAGATTTGGTTAACAATTCATCTGACTCAACGCCCTCGTGTCTCTGAAATCCGCTATCACGGAGTGAAGAAATCAGAACGTGAAGACATCGAGAGCCGGATCGGTATGATCAAGGGGGGACAGGTGACACCCAATGTCATCGACCGTGCCAAGACTCTGATCAAACGTTACTTTGACGACAAGGGCTTTAAGAACGCAGAAGTTATCATCTCACAAAAAGACGATGTATCCAACGAAAACCAAGTAATCGTGGATATTGATATCGACAAAAAAGAGAAGGTAAAAGTGCATGAAATCACCATCGTTGGTAATGAAGCGATCACAACCAAGAAGTTGAAACGCATCATGAAGAAGACCAACGAAAAGAATAAACTGCTCAACCTGTTCCGTACCAAGAAGTTCGTGGAAGAAAACTTCGAGGCAGACAAACAGTTGATCATCGATAAGTACAACGAGTTGGGTTATCGCGATGCCATGATTGTAGAAGACAGCATCAAACCGTATGATGACCGCACCGTGGATATCTTCATGAAGATTGATGAAGGAGAGAAATATTATCTGCGCAATGTAACGTGGGTAGGTAATACTCTGTATCCTTCCGAACAATTGAACTTTATGCTTCGTATGAAGAAAGGTGACGTATACAACCAGAAGTTGCTGGAAGAACGTACCATGTCAGACGAAGACGCTATCGGTAATCTCTACTATAACAACGGTTATTTGTTCTACAGCCTTGAACCCGTAGAAGTGAATATCGTAGGAGACTCTATCGACCTCGAAATGCGTATTTTCGAAGGTCGTCAGGCTACCATCAATAAGGTCAGCATCAATGGTAACGACCGTTTGTACGAAAACGTTGTTCGTCGTGAACTCCGTACCCGTCCGGGCGACCTTTTCAGCCGTGAAGACTTGATGCGTTCTATGCGTGAAATCCAGCAGATGGGACATTTCGACCCGGAACAAATCAAACCGGATATCCAACCAAGACCGGAAGACGGAACAGTGGATATAGGTTACGATCTGGTATCCAAAGCTAACGACCAGGTAGAATTCTCTGCCGGTTGGGGACAAACCGGTATCATCGGTAAGTTGAGTTTGAAGTTCACCAACTTCTCACTTGCCAACTTACTGCATCCGGGTGAAAATTATCGTGGTATCCTGCCACAGGGTGATGGTCAGACTTTGACCGTCAGCGGACAAACCAATGCCAAGTATTATCAATCCTATAGCATTTCATTCTACGATCCATGGTTTGGAGGCAAACGTCCGAATGCATTCTCTCTGTCAGCATTCTATTCTGTACAGACAGACATCAGTAGCCGTTACTACAACTCAGCATACATGAACAGCTACTACAACAGTATGTATAGTGGTATGTATGGTTACGGTATGTACAACTACGGCAACTACAATAGTTATGAAAACTATTATGACCCTGATAAGTCTATCAAGATGTTCGGTGTAGCCGCTATGTTCGGTAAGCGTTTGAAATGGCCGGATGACTACTTCCAGTTCACTGCTGAGTTATCCTACCAACGCTATATCCTGAGCGACTGGCAATACTTCCCTGTTACAAATGGTAAGTGTAATAACCTCAGCATTAACCTGACTTTGTCTCGTAGTTCTATTGATAACCCGATTTATCCTCGTTCAGGTTCTGAATTCTCATTGTCTGTACAGTTGACTCCGCCGTACTCACTGTTCGATGGAACTGACTACAGCAAATACAGTACCAGCAATCAGGATGATATGAACAAGATGCACAAATGGATTGAATACCACAAATGGAAATTCAAATCTAAAGTGTACATCCCGTTGATGGACCCGATAGCAGTTAAACGTACTCCGGTATTGATGGGGCGTGTTGAATTCGGTTTGTTAGGACATTACAACAAGTATAAGAAGTCTCCGTTCGAAACATTCGACGTGGGTGGTGACGGTATGACCGGCTACTCCAGCTACGCTACGGAAAGTATCGCTCTTCGTGGTTATGAAAACAGTTCATTAACCCCTTACGGCTACGAAGGTTATGCGTATACCCGTCTCGGACTTGAGTTAAGATATCCGCTGATGCTGGAAACAAGTACCAGTATTTATGCGTTAGGTTTTGTAGAAGCCGGTAATGCATGGCACGATGTAAAGAACTTTAATCCGTTCGAATTGAAACGTTCTGCAGGTATTGGTGTCCGTATCTTCCTGCCGATGATCGGTATGATGGGTATTGACTGGGCTTATGGTTTCGATAAAATACGTGGTTCGAAAGATTACGGTGGCAGTCAGTTCCACTTTATCTTAGGACAGGAATTCTAA
- a CDS encoding OmpH/Skp family outer membrane protein yields the protein MRKSVLLMILLFAVGMTASAQKFALIDMEYILKNIPAYERANEQLNQASKKWQSEVEKVAEEAKTLYKNYQSEAVFLSEEQKGKKEEAIVAKEKEAAELRRTYFGPEGELFKKRESLMQPIQDEIYNAVKEISEQKGYSVVVDRASATSIIFASPRIDISNEVLEKLGYSN from the coding sequence ATGAGAAAGTCTGTTTTATTAATGATCTTGCTGTTTGCCGTAGGCATGACAGCCAGTGCACAAAAGTTTGCCTTGATTGACATGGAGTATATTCTGAAAAATATTCCGGCATACGAACGTGCTAACGAACAGTTGAACCAAGCTTCCAAGAAGTGGCAAAGTGAAGTAGAGAAAGTTGCCGAGGAAGCCAAAACGTTGTACAAGAACTATCAATCGGAAGCCGTCTTCCTTTCTGAAGAACAAAAGGGAAAGAAAGAGGAAGCGATTGTCGCTAAGGAGAAAGAAGCCGCTGAACTTCGCCGCACTTATTTCGGACCTGAAGGGGAATTATTCAAGAAACGGGAAAGTCTGATGCAACCCATTCAGGATGAGATTTATAATGCGGTTAAAGAAATATCGGAGCAGAAAGGATATTCGGTAGTTGTAGACCGGGCATCCGCAACAAGCATTATTTTTGCTTCTCCGCGTATTGACATCAGTAATGAAGTGCTTGAGAAGTTAGGATATTCAAATTAA